CATTTGTACAGGAAATGGCGAAAACAACATGCTTTGATTTGAATCTAGATAATGCTTATTGAGATGTTTCTTAATGATTTGAACATGTGTTTACTTTCCTGCCTCACCCTTCTTTTCCCACCAAAAAATTTGTAGAATAAcgaaaaaaattgattcatgCATGACCATGAGTTTTCAAGATATTCTGCACATTATGTTCCCCATTTGTGTATGTGAAGTAACAGACTTCTAAATGATTggtatcatgcagtatttttcAAACATGGCACTTGCAAATACCAGTGTTGCGAGTACAACGGTTCTGAGTTCCATGTCAGGTCTCTTTACCCTTTTCTTTGGAGCCATTCTTGGACAGGACTCAGTAAATATAACCAAAATAGCAGCTGTTTTAATCAGCATGGCTGGTGTTGCCATGACAACTGTTGGGAAGACTTCGGCAGCAGATGAGAATATTAGTATGTAAGTTGAAAATTGCTTGTTAAGATGCAAAAGCTCTTTCCTCTAATGCTTCATCCCTGCAATAGTTGAGTTTCTGTGAGGATTTTTAGCTTTTAGTTTAATCAATAAGATTAATCATAGTGTACTAATAGTGCAATACTGCAGTTGTTAGATTAGATCAGCaagatattatttttctttttctttttctttctgttgGTTTATGAAAGAGGAGTATAAAGGTAAGGTTGTTGCCTTGTGACTTGGTTTTCATATAttcatatgtatttttttttttttacttactcATCCTCAAGTGTGTTTGAGTATAGTCTCAATCATTGTCCCTCTTAGCTAATAGGTTAAAAGATTCAAATTGTTGGATGGCAGAGACAAtaggaaataaattatttgatatttaagtTGTCtaaaagatttttcattttttttggctaGTGGTTCTACATGGACATACTATATATGTTCCCCTTTACATTCTCTAGCCATCATTCTTTCAATTTCTGAACTTGGAAACTGTTCTTCTTACCAAGGACTCAAAAGCATTCTATCATGGGGGACATTTTTGCTCTACTCTCAGCAATATGTTATGGTTTATTCACAGGTATGAATATTCAATTGCTAATGTCATATTGATAACTAAATACGTTCAATTCAAATTATGACTTATCATTGTCAATCATTGGTCAATTAATTGCAGTGCTTCTCAAGAATTCTGTTGGATCAGGAGAAAAGGTAGACATGCAAAAGCTTTTTGGCTGTTTTGGTCTCTACAGTTTTCTTGGCTTTTGGTGGCTAGGTATGGATTTCTTTTTGGAGTGTTTTGCACAATAGGGATTAGGAATTTCATTAATAATGTTACCTTGATCTTGTTTAGTTCTCTTTCTTTTACTTCTGCCTtgctctttttctcttttgttcaaTTGTTATATACATCAACCACATCAGTGTAATGCATTTCTACAACACTGATTTTTccctattaattaatttcaatattgGATAACTTGGTTATTGCAAATTGGTAGTAGTATTTAGTTAAGAATTTCCTGCCTCATTTCTTTGTCAAACTTCTCGACTAATGTTCTTGCAGCATGGCCATTAAATGTTGTGGGAATTGAACCACATTTCAAATTTCCAAGTTCAATGTCCACTTGGGAGATTGTTATTGCAAATAGCATTTGCTCAAGCGTGATTTCAGATTACTTATGGTAAGTTGAACAAGCTTGAgggaatttttttaaacagtaTTGCCTACAAGATAATAACTGCATTACGCTAATGAACATATGAGTATATGACATATCAAAGTGTCAACATATAATAACTGTTAGACTATATTTCATTCATGCATTTATGGTAGTATGTAGTTATGTACAATACTTACAACTAAATCACATAATACTTCTGTCACATAATACCGACATTTCTAATTAAACTAACACACTAACATTGGCcgacaaaaaaaatcacataatacTTCTGTCACATAAGATAACAGTTATTACACTATTTTCTACTTCATGTCAACAAGTACCATGAATACTGTAACAGGGCACTTTCTATAGTTTGGACAGCTCCTTTGGTTTCTACGTTGGGAATGTCCTTGACAATTCCCGTTGCCATGATAGCTGACATGGTTATACATGGTCGCAAGTACTCTGCAATGTACATCCTTGGATGCATTCAGGTTTGATTTCTCTTTTCCATTATGTATTGTTTAATAGTAATAGAATTTACTCAATGTCTAAAAGTTTCTGACCACTTtagattttcatatatatatatatatatatatatgtgagagAGATAAGATTGATGActtctataaaaatatttacgcCAACAATGTACAGCAGTTGGCCATCTTATCATGTCTCCTATTCATTGATATATAATagtttaaattgtaattttagtccCCTACAATTCCTAATCTATGGTTTTGGTTCCTTTATTTGTATTTTCGCGATTTTAgtcttcttattttaaaaattctgtaattttgattcaatatttaattttgcttatgtttttttcttttattttggtcCAATTGAATCTTAAATCTAACATATTCacttaaaatatcataaaaataattaattaaaatataaaaataaaagaaataatcctatttaaaattgaagattgaactaaaattataaattatagaaagactaaaattataatttatcacaATATGATATGGAGATAAGAAAAATTTCTATTAGATATTTGCTTAAAAATAcgttacataaaaattaaacccaAAATTAATCTTTGATATTTATTATCTGTAGACTAAGGTTTAAACATTCATTTTTTGGTTCTATTGGAAACAGGTTTTTGCAGGATTTACACTAGCAAACCTTTCGGGTAAGATTTCAAGAAGTGATACAGAGTTAAGTACGTGACGTTTTGAGAAGCAGGGGTCTTGTGTATATTAAACAAGGAAGAATATTAGTACAGCCATGAAGTCTTAAACTCTGGGAAATGATGAAGAGTATGAACTGATCAGAGTTCGTTGTTTATAGTGATAGATTTCATATAACACTGACTTTGGTCCATATACAATGACAGTTGAATATAACATAATTCAGTGTCATTGAAAGAATGCTTTGAAACTGACtcatatatcaaataaaaaaaataaataaaaactaggaTTGATGGTACCATCTATACCTATATTATAAATTCGACTTGTCATTTTTGAATGAGTTGATTTTTAGCACTTCTGGATGTGTTATACTTGTGCTTGGTCAATTTATGCTTATATATATTTAGCTCATAAATCAAGGGTCAAATAagctaattttataaaataacaatcaACATATATAGAGAGTTcacatacaaaatataaaactaagaaATTGAGAgctaaaatcattaaaataaaatacgcttttagatatgtttaaaattctttataaataactgaattttattatgaatccctaataaatt
This region of Glycine soja cultivar W05 chromosome 17, ASM419377v2, whole genome shotgun sequence genomic DNA includes:
- the LOC114392792 gene encoding uncharacterized transporter C405.03c-like isoform X2 codes for the protein MGWLCRNNSVFKKWICSLLKILFRNFHEDYTLVSTSTGLDVPFKINGVLRKPETDLKSSLITVEEIREREEGMPLVKKEENKSPLLAQSYGSSSWKIAKCGLYLTPIWFAQEYFSNMALANTSVASTTVLSSMSGLFTLFFGAILGQDSVNITKIAAVLISMAGVAMTTVGKTSAADENISMTQKHSIMGDIFALLSAICYGLFTVLLKNSVGSGEKVDMQKLFGCFGLYSFLGFWWLAWPLNVVGIEPHFKFPSSMSTWEIVIANSICSSVISDYLWALSIVWTAPLVSTLGMSLTIPVAMIADMVIHGRKYSAMYILGCIQVFAGFTLANLSGKISRSDTELST
- the LOC114392792 gene encoding uncharacterized transporter C405.03c-like isoform X1, whose translation is MGWRYNAGLALIGAFVLIWVGSAEITQRIFVEYKQPFALTYFGVSVMVVYLPISVFKKWICSLLKILFRNFHEDYTLVSTSTGLDVPFKINGVLRKPETDLKSSLITVEEIREREEGMPLVKKEENKSPLLAQSYGSSSWKIAKCGLYLTPIWFAQEYFSNMALANTSVASTTVLSSMSGLFTLFFGAILGQDSVNITKIAAVLISMAGVAMTTVGKTSAADENISMTQKHSIMGDIFALLSAICYGLFTVLLKNSVGSGEKVDMQKLFGCFGLYSFLGFWWLAWPLNVVGIEPHFKFPSSMSTWEIVIANSICSSVISDYLWALSIVWTAPLVSTLGMSLTIPVAMIADMVIHGRKYSAMYILGCIQVFAGFTLANLSGKISRSDTELST